A stretch of Streptomyces vietnamensis DNA encodes these proteins:
- a CDS encoding HXXEE domain-containing protein produces MTTSHVNPLVTYGLFLAWAVHDAEELVRGPRWIRENLPGLRERFPGVPEAVWRAMEKVDEREFAAAVGVMAVIVASAAAAGARSGGRSAFYQGALTGFGLHGLVHLAQAAAVRDATPGAPTSPLVVIPFALWARGRLRKAGVLLPVRPGGVVAGLAVAAGATVVSHAVGRKVAARF; encoded by the coding sequence GTGACCACTTCGCATGTGAACCCCCTCGTCACCTACGGCCTGTTCCTCGCCTGGGCCGTGCACGACGCCGAGGAACTGGTGCGCGGGCCGCGCTGGATCCGGGAGAACCTGCCGGGGCTGCGCGAGCGCTTCCCCGGGGTGCCGGAGGCGGTGTGGCGGGCGATGGAGAAGGTCGACGAGCGCGAATTCGCCGCCGCCGTCGGGGTGATGGCGGTGATCGTCGCCTCGGCCGCCGCGGCGGGTGCCCGTTCCGGCGGCCGGTCCGCCTTCTACCAGGGCGCGTTGACCGGCTTCGGGCTGCACGGGCTCGTCCATCTCGCGCAGGCCGCCGCCGTACGGGACGCGACCCCCGGCGCGCCCACCTCGCCGCTCGTCGTCATCCCCTTCGCCCTGTGGGCCCGCGGCCGGCTGCGGAAGGCGGGGGTGCTGCTGCCGGTCCGGCCCGGGGGAGTGGTGGCGGGGCTCGCGGTGGCGGCGGGGGCGACGGTGGTCTCGCACGCCGTGGGGCGGAAGGTCGCCGCCCGCTTCTGA
- a CDS encoding NADAR family protein has product MTKIEELTQQVTRGDRVKWLHFWGHRPHPDGRLSASCLSQWWPAPFTVDGAAYATAEHWMMAAKARLFQDADAERAALTARTPAEAKKAGRLVRGFDDAVWERERFGIVVEGSVHKFSSDEALRAYLVGTGERVLVEASPLDRVWGIGLAADDPRAHDPARWRGLNLLGFALMEARERLRAA; this is encoded by the coding sequence ATGACCAAGATCGAAGAGCTGACGCAGCAGGTCACCAGGGGTGACCGAGTGAAGTGGCTGCATTTCTGGGGGCACCGTCCGCACCCCGACGGACGCCTGTCGGCGAGCTGTCTCAGCCAGTGGTGGCCGGCGCCCTTCACGGTCGACGGAGCGGCCTACGCGACCGCCGAGCACTGGATGATGGCCGCCAAGGCCCGCCTCTTCCAGGACGCCGACGCCGAGCGGGCCGCGCTGACCGCCCGTACCCCCGCGGAGGCCAAGAAGGCGGGCCGGCTCGTACGCGGCTTCGACGACGCGGTCTGGGAGCGGGAGCGCTTCGGGATCGTCGTCGAGGGCAGCGTCCACAAGTTCTCCTCGGACGAGGCCCTGCGCGCGTACCTCGTGGGCACGGGCGAGCGCGTCCTGGTGGAGGCCAGCCCGCTGGACCGCGTCTGGGGCATCGGGCTCGCCGCCGACGACCCCCGCGCCCACGACCCGGCCCGCTGGCGCGGCCTCAACCTGCTGGGCTTCGCCCTGATGGAGGCGCGGGAGCGGCTGCGGGCGGCGTGA
- a CDS encoding gamma-aminobutyraldehyde dehydrogenase, whose product MTTELRRLRNYINGEFRDAADGRTIEVVNPATGEVYATSPLSGQADVDAAMEAAAAAFPAWRDSTPSERQKVLLKIADAFEERAEELIAAEVENTGKPVALTASEEIPPMVDQIRFFAGAARMLEGKSAGEYMEGMTSIIRREPVGVCAQVAPWNYPMMMAVWKFAPALAAGNTVVLKPSDTTPASTVLMAEIIGQIVPKGVFNVVCGDRETGKAMVEHPTPAMASITGSVRAGMQVAESAAKDVKRVHLELGGKAPVVVFEDTDIEAAVGDISVAGFFNAGQDCTAATRVLVHESIHDEFVAALAKAAAETKTGQPDDEDVLYGPLNNANQLKQVAGFIERLPAHAKVEAGGHRVGDKGYFYAPTVVSGLKQDDEIVQNEVFGPVITVQSFTDEAQALEFANGVEYALASSVWTKDHARAMRMSKSLDFGCVWINTHIPLVAEMPHGGYKKSGYGKDLSSYGFEDYTRIKHVMTSLG is encoded by the coding sequence GTGACCACCGAGCTGCGCCGGCTGCGTAACTACATCAACGGGGAGTTCCGCGACGCGGCCGACGGCCGCACCATCGAGGTGGTCAACCCGGCCACCGGCGAGGTGTACGCCACCTCCCCGCTCTCCGGGCAGGCCGACGTCGACGCGGCCATGGAGGCCGCCGCGGCCGCCTTCCCCGCCTGGCGTGACAGCACGCCGTCCGAGCGCCAGAAGGTGCTCCTCAAGATCGCCGACGCCTTCGAGGAGAGGGCCGAGGAGCTCATCGCCGCCGAGGTCGAGAACACCGGCAAGCCGGTCGCCCTCACCGCGAGCGAGGAGATCCCGCCGATGGTGGACCAGATCCGCTTCTTCGCGGGTGCCGCCCGGATGCTCGAGGGCAAGTCCGCCGGCGAGTACATGGAGGGCATGACCTCCATCATCCGCCGCGAGCCGGTCGGCGTCTGCGCCCAGGTCGCGCCGTGGAACTACCCGATGATGATGGCCGTGTGGAAGTTCGCCCCGGCGCTCGCCGCGGGCAACACCGTCGTCCTCAAGCCCTCGGACACGACCCCCGCGTCGACCGTCCTGATGGCCGAGATCATCGGCCAGATCGTCCCCAAGGGCGTCTTCAACGTCGTCTGCGGCGACCGCGAGACGGGCAAGGCCATGGTCGAGCACCCGACCCCGGCGATGGCCTCCATCACCGGCTCGGTCCGCGCCGGCATGCAGGTCGCCGAGTCGGCGGCCAAGGACGTCAAGCGCGTCCACCTGGAGCTGGGCGGCAAGGCCCCGGTCGTCGTCTTCGAGGACACCGACATCGAGGCCGCCGTCGGCGACATCTCGGTCGCGGGCTTCTTCAACGCCGGCCAGGACTGTACGGCCGCGACCCGTGTCCTCGTGCACGAGTCCATCCACGACGAGTTCGTCGCCGCCCTCGCCAAGGCCGCCGCCGAGACGAAGACCGGCCAGCCGGACGACGAGGACGTGCTCTACGGCCCGCTCAACAACGCCAACCAGCTGAAGCAGGTCGCCGGCTTCATCGAGCGCCTCCCGGCCCACGCCAAGGTCGAGGCCGGCGGTCACCGCGTCGGCGACAAGGGCTACTTCTACGCCCCGACCGTCGTCTCCGGCCTCAAGCAGGACGACGAGATCGTCCAGAACGAGGTCTTCGGCCCGGTCATCACCGTCCAGTCCTTCACGGACGAGGCGCAGGCCCTGGAGTTCGCGAACGGCGTCGAGTACGCCCTCGCCTCCTCCGTCTGGACCAAGGACCACGCGCGCGCGATGCGCATGTCCAAGTCCCTCGACTTCGGCTGTGTGTGGATCAACACCCACATCCCGCTGGTCGCCGAGATGCCCCACGGCGGTTACAAGAAGTCCGGCTACGGCAAGGACCTCTCCTCCTACGGCTTCGAGGACTACACGCGCATCAAGCACGTCATGACCTCCCTGGGCTGA
- a CDS encoding DUF4190 domain-containing protein has translation MSDNRDQQPGGYDPTDPWAPPNRDGVELSKPATPSPSPVHDQPTMTSFPAAPGAPGTPGAPGAPGSDVPPPPVAPGGPATTPGYGYPTAAPPAGAYGYPPASPTPPATSGYGYPGYPGYGVLGGQPQNNGMGTASMVLGILAVALAFCSYGILGLILGGIALALGIVGRKRHLRGEASNRGQAIAGITLGSIGIALGIAGIALIAFLVTHADEWSKTGEDPWGVSETSFSAPR, from the coding sequence ATGTCTGACAATCGAGACCAGCAGCCGGGCGGGTACGACCCGACGGACCCGTGGGCTCCGCCGAACCGCGACGGGGTGGAACTGAGCAAGCCGGCGACGCCGTCGCCCTCGCCGGTGCACGACCAGCCGACCATGACGTCCTTCCCGGCCGCGCCGGGAGCCCCGGGTACTCCGGGCGCTCCGGGTGCTCCGGGGAGCGACGTCCCGCCACCGCCGGTCGCCCCCGGCGGCCCGGCGACCACGCCCGGGTACGGCTACCCGACGGCCGCACCGCCGGCCGGCGCCTACGGCTACCCGCCGGCGTCGCCGACGCCCCCGGCCACCTCGGGGTACGGCTACCCCGGGTACCCCGGATACGGCGTGCTCGGCGGGCAGCCGCAGAACAACGGGATGGGCACGGCGTCGATGGTGCTGGGCATCCTCGCCGTCGCGCTCGCCTTCTGTTCGTACGGCATCCTCGGCCTGATCCTGGGCGGGATCGCACTGGCCCTCGGGATCGTGGGCCGCAAGCGGCACCTGCGGGGCGAGGCGAGCAACCGGGGGCAGGCCATCGCCGGCATCACCCTCGGGTCCATCGGCATCGCCCTCGGCATCGCGGGCATCGCGCTCATCGCTTTCCTCGTCACGCACGCGGACGAGTGGAGCAAGACGGGCGAGGACCCCTGGGGTGTGAGCGAGACGTCCTTCAGCGCCCCTCGCTGA
- a CDS encoding ABC transporter substrate-binding protein has product MSRRSLLRGIGGAGAATLLAGCGVPAAYVDERDRAGRDLSARDRRLEFANWPLYIDTDDDDTSKRPTLDAFRKRTGISVRYTEEINDNDEFFGKISPSLMNHQETGRDLIVVSDWMAARFVRLGWVQEMDRAAQPNVAKNLNPQLREPAFDPGRLHSVPWQSGITGIAYNRKKLGRELRSTKELWADDLRGKVTLLSGLDESMALLLMGNGVDVAQWTGDDFHALCEQIEGLVRTKHIRRFTGNDYIKDLSTGDVLACQAYSGDVIQLQADNPDIEFVVPEEGAELWAESLMVPNLAQHKTNAEKLVDYYYEPEVAAELAAWVNYVCPVPAAQAVLANSGDEELVALAEDPLIFPDADMRSRLAIARDITAEERQEFAKRWNSIVGL; this is encoded by the coding sequence ATGTCCCGCCGGTCCCTCCTCCGCGGCATCGGCGGTGCCGGGGCCGCGACCCTGCTCGCCGGGTGCGGGGTCCCCGCCGCCTACGTCGACGAGCGGGACCGGGCCGGCCGGGACCTCTCGGCGCGCGACCGGAGGCTCGAATTCGCCAACTGGCCGCTGTACATCGACACCGATGACGACGACACCTCGAAGCGGCCCACCCTGGACGCCTTCCGGAAGCGGACCGGGATCTCCGTCCGGTACACCGAGGAGATCAACGACAACGACGAGTTCTTCGGGAAGATCAGCCCGTCCCTGATGAACCACCAGGAGACCGGCCGCGATCTGATCGTCGTCAGCGACTGGATGGCCGCCCGCTTCGTCCGCCTCGGCTGGGTCCAGGAGATGGACCGCGCCGCCCAGCCGAACGTCGCGAAGAACCTCAACCCCCAGCTGCGCGAGCCCGCCTTCGACCCCGGCCGGCTGCACAGCGTGCCCTGGCAGTCCGGGATCACCGGCATCGCGTACAACCGCAAGAAGCTCGGCCGGGAACTGCGCTCCACCAAGGAGCTGTGGGCCGACGACCTGCGCGGCAAGGTCACCCTGCTCTCCGGCCTCGACGAGTCCATGGCGCTGCTCCTGATGGGCAACGGCGTCGACGTCGCCCAGTGGACCGGCGACGACTTCCACGCCCTGTGCGAGCAGATCGAGGGGCTCGTCCGGACCAAGCACATCCGGCGCTTCACCGGCAACGACTACATCAAGGACCTGTCCACCGGCGACGTCCTCGCCTGCCAGGCGTACTCCGGCGACGTCATCCAGCTCCAGGCCGACAACCCGGACATCGAGTTCGTCGTCCCCGAGGAGGGCGCCGAACTGTGGGCGGAGTCCCTCATGGTCCCCAACCTCGCCCAGCACAAGACCAACGCCGAGAAGCTCGTCGACTACTACTACGAGCCCGAGGTCGCCGCCGAACTCGCCGCCTGGGTCAACTACGTCTGCCCGGTGCCCGCCGCCCAGGCCGTCCTGGCGAACTCCGGCGACGAGGAGCTCGTCGCGCTCGCCGAGGACCCGCTGATCTTCCCGGACGCCGACATGCGGAGCCGGCTGGCCATCGCCCGGGACATCACCGCCGAGGAGCGCCAGGAGTTCGCGAAGAGGTGGAACTCGATCGTCGGGCTGTGA
- a CDS encoding adenosine deaminase, which yields MTDLHPFIAGLPKAELHVHHVGSASPRIVAELAARHPDSKVPTDPEALTDYFTFTDFAHFIDVYLSVVDLVRTPEDVRLLTFEVARDMARQNIRYAELTITPYSSTRRGIDERAFMAAIEDARKAAEAEFGTILRWCFDIPGEAGLVSAEETARLATTDGLRPEGLVSFGLGGPEIGVPRPQFKPYFDQARAAGLHSVPHAGETTGPETVWDAIRELGAERIGHGTSSVQDPELLAYLAEHRIALEVCPTSNIATRAVATLEEHPIRQMVDAGVLVTINSDDPPMFGTDLNNEYAVAARLLGLDERGVAALAKNAVEASFLDAAGKARIAAEIDTYTNDWLAR from the coding sequence ATGACCGATCTCCACCCCTTCATCGCGGGGCTCCCCAAGGCCGAACTGCACGTCCACCACGTGGGCTCCGCCTCTCCCCGGATCGTGGCCGAGCTCGCGGCCCGGCACCCGGACTCCAAGGTCCCCACGGACCCGGAGGCGCTCACCGACTACTTCACGTTCACGGACTTCGCGCACTTCATCGACGTCTACCTGTCGGTCGTCGACCTGGTCCGCACCCCCGAGGACGTCCGGCTGCTGACCTTCGAGGTCGCCCGGGACATGGCCCGGCAGAACATCCGTTACGCCGAGCTGACCATCACCCCCTACTCCTCCACCCGTCGCGGCATCGACGAGCGCGCCTTCATGGCGGCGATCGAGGACGCCCGCAAGGCGGCCGAGGCCGAGTTCGGCACGATCCTGCGCTGGTGCTTCGACATCCCGGGCGAGGCCGGCCTCGTCTCCGCCGAGGAGACCGCGCGGCTCGCGACCACCGACGGGCTGCGCCCGGAGGGCCTGGTCTCCTTCGGCCTCGGCGGCCCGGAGATCGGCGTGCCGCGCCCGCAGTTCAAGCCGTACTTCGACCAGGCCCGCGCGGCCGGCCTGCACTCGGTCCCGCACGCGGGCGAGACGACCGGCCCGGAGACCGTCTGGGACGCGATCCGCGAGCTGGGCGCCGAGCGCATCGGCCACGGCACCAGTTCCGTCCAGGACCCCGAGCTCCTCGCGTACCTCGCCGAGCACCGGATCGCCCTGGAGGTCTGCCCGACGTCGAACATCGCGACCCGGGCCGTCGCCACCCTGGAGGAGCACCCGATCCGGCAGATGGTCGACGCCGGGGTCCTCGTCACGATCAACAGCGACGACCCGCCGATGTTCGGCACGGACCTCAACAACGAGTACGCCGTCGCCGCGCGTCTCCTGGGTCTCGACGAGCGCGGTGTCGCCGCCCTCGCCAAGAACGCGGTGGAGGCCTCCTTCCTCGACGCGGCCGGCAAGGCCAGGATCGCCGCCGAGATCGACACGTACACGAACGACTGGCTGGCGCGCTGA
- a CDS encoding serine hydrolase domain-containing protein: MRKTTARTLLAAALVLGVAAGPALTPAFADTPPTAARSATQASSPDLSAVIAGLPRADATAALVRVGGSEGSWQGSAGVHDLETNAPADPAARFRAGSVTKVFTAATVLQLAAEGRIDLDRTARSYLPDLIPGRYATVTVRQLLNHTHGIPAADMPGETVEEWYANRFDVHTPEELVRSATAQPREFAPGTKQHYLNIGYTIAGLIVERVTGDSYEHQVERRILRPLGLRNTYFPRGAAEITGPYNHGYQTMGLDDGTTGLRDVSEWGTSEAWAAGDLVSTTADLEHFTKALFKGRVVRGPLLEEMFTLPKVPDFPSGDPAAFSVGLSMKKLGGREVWGKTGGRWGYNTAIASTRDGARTLVYSVNATDAKGQDMNKTALRLMVAAYGLPE, from the coding sequence ATGAGGAAGACCACCGCCCGCACCCTGCTCGCCGCCGCCCTGGTCCTGGGCGTGGCGGCCGGCCCGGCGCTCACCCCCGCCTTCGCCGACACTCCCCCGACGGCGGCCCGGTCGGCGACCCAGGCGTCGAGCCCCGACCTGAGCGCGGTGATCGCAGGACTCCCCCGGGCCGACGCGACGGCCGCGCTCGTCCGGGTCGGCGGCAGCGAGGGCTCCTGGCAGGGCAGCGCCGGCGTGCACGACCTGGAGACGAACGCCCCGGCGGACCCGGCCGCCCGCTTCCGGGCCGGTTCGGTGACGAAGGTGTTCACGGCGGCGACCGTCCTCCAGCTCGCCGCCGAGGGCCGGATCGACCTGGACCGGACGGCCCGCTCGTACCTCCCGGACCTGATCCCCGGCCGGTACGCCACGGTGACCGTGCGGCAGCTCCTGAACCACACCCACGGCATCCCGGCCGCGGACATGCCCGGGGAGACGGTCGAGGAGTGGTACGCGAACCGTTTCGACGTCCACACCCCGGAGGAGCTGGTCCGCTCGGCGACGGCGCAGCCGCGCGAGTTCGCGCCGGGCACGAAGCAGCACTACCTGAACATCGGGTACACGATCGCCGGCCTGATCGTGGAGCGGGTCACGGGCGACTCGTACGAGCACCAGGTGGAGCGGCGGATCCTGCGGCCGCTCGGCCTGCGGAACACGTACTTCCCGCGCGGGGCGGCCGAGATCACCGGACCGTACAACCACGGCTACCAGACGATGGGGCTCGACGACGGCACGACGGGCCTGCGGGACGTCTCGGAGTGGGGGACGTCGGAGGCCTGGGCCGCCGGGGACCTCGTCTCGACCACCGCCGACCTGGAGCACTTCACGAAGGCCCTGTTCAAGGGCCGTGTGGTGCGCGGTCCGCTCCTGGAGGAGATGTTCACGCTCCCGAAGGTCCCCGACTTCCCGTCGGGCGACCCGGCCGCGTTCTCCGTCGGCCTGTCGATGAAGAAGCTCGGCGGCCGCGAGGTGTGGGGCAAGACCGGTGGCCGCTGGGGCTACAACACGGCCATCGCCTCGACCCGCGACGGCGCCCGCACCCTCGTCTACAGCGTCAACGCCACCGACGCGAAGGGCCAGGACATGAACAAGACGGCCCTGCGCCTGATGGTGGCGGCCTACGGCCTGCCGGAGTGA
- a CDS encoding SAM-dependent methyltransferase, with amino-acid sequence MNDRIRTDIAHNARVWNYWLGGKDNYPVDRAVGDQVTGFYPSIGEVARADRAFLGRAVTHLAAEAGVRQFLDIGTGLPTADNTHEVAQRIAPDARIVYVDNDPIVLTHARALLTSAPEGVTEYVDADAHDPEKIVAAAAETLDLSRPVAVIMLGLLNFVLDTDEARSVVRTLMAAVPPGSHLVLTHPTLEPELGGEGNKAAMDFWNENATPPITARTREEFASFFDGLDLLDPGIVSCARWRSEEGAVVAQFGAVGRKP; translated from the coding sequence ATGAACGACCGGATCCGCACCGACATCGCCCACAACGCCCGGGTGTGGAACTACTGGCTGGGCGGCAAGGACAACTATCCGGTGGACCGCGCGGTCGGCGACCAGGTCACCGGCTTCTACCCGAGCATCGGCGAAGTGGCACGCGCGGACCGGGCGTTCCTCGGGCGGGCGGTGACGCACCTGGCCGCCGAGGCGGGCGTCCGCCAGTTCCTGGACATCGGTACGGGCCTGCCGACCGCCGACAACACCCACGAGGTGGCGCAGCGGATCGCCCCCGACGCCCGGATCGTCTACGTCGACAACGACCCGATCGTCCTCACGCACGCGCGTGCGCTCCTGACGAGCGCGCCGGAGGGGGTCACGGAGTACGTGGACGCCGACGCCCACGACCCGGAGAAGATCGTGGCGGCGGCCGCCGAGACGCTCGACCTCTCCCGGCCGGTCGCGGTGATAATGCTCGGCCTCCTCAACTTCGTCCTGGACACGGACGAGGCCCGGTCGGTCGTGCGGACCCTGATGGCCGCCGTCCCCCCGGGCAGCCACCTGGTGCTGACCCATCCGACGCTGGAGCCGGAGCTCGGCGGCGAGGGCAACAAGGCCGCGATGGACTTCTGGAACGAGAACGCGACCCCGCCGATCACCGCCCGCACCCGGGAGGAGTTCGCCTCCTTCTTCGACGGCCTCGACCTGCTCGATCCGGGCATCGTCTCCTGCGCGCGCTGGCGCTCCGAGGAGGGTGCCGTGGTGGCACAGTTCGGCGCGGTGGGCCGCAAGCCGTAA
- a CDS encoding glycerophosphodiester phosphodiesterase yields the protein MRPVTVVAHRGDPYRVRENTLPSIASAIERGADAVEIDVRLTADGVPVLLHDDTLKRLWGHDRPLSGLSHELLRELTFDGVPTLREALIAAGDHPLMLDLPGGNEDSVRAIVRTVRECGAGERVSYCAGAVAMLQVRAADPAAEIALTWTSLAPPRRVLLDAVRPKFLNYRFGLVSRELTERIHRDGLLVSAWTADTKHTMRKLIKNGVDSITTNRVDALAAVLRKARE from the coding sequence ATGCGCCCTGTGACTGTCGTAGCCCATCGCGGCGACCCGTACCGCGTCCGTGAGAACACGCTCCCCTCGATCGCCTCGGCGATCGAGCGGGGGGCGGACGCGGTCGAGATCGACGTCCGGCTGACGGCGGACGGGGTGCCCGTCCTCCTCCACGACGACACCCTGAAGCGCCTGTGGGGCCACGACCGGCCGCTCTCCGGCCTCTCGCACGAGCTGCTGCGCGAGCTCACCTTCGACGGGGTGCCGACCCTGCGGGAGGCGCTGATCGCCGCCGGGGACCACCCGCTGATGCTGGACCTGCCGGGCGGGAACGAGGACTCGGTCCGCGCGATCGTCCGTACGGTCCGCGAGTGCGGTGCCGGGGAGCGCGTCTCCTACTGCGCGGGCGCCGTGGCGATGCTCCAGGTGCGGGCCGCCGACCCGGCCGCCGAGATCGCCCTCACGTGGACCTCCCTCGCCCCGCCCCGGCGCGTCCTCCTCGACGCCGTGCGGCCGAAGTTCCTCAACTACCGTTTCGGCCTGGTGAGTCGGGAGCTGACCGAGCGCATCCACCGGGACGGACTGCTCGTCTCGGCCTGGACGGCGGACACGAAGCACACCATGCGTAAGCTGATCAAGAACGGGGTCGACTCGATCACCACGAACCGGGTCGACGCACTTGCCGCCGTGCTGCGAAAGGCTCGCGAATGA
- a CDS encoding sensor histidine kinase: MRELRTWGAAHPWAVDIGLALVVQAAMTMPFVVPRGPELEPATWPAYGLTTLTVVPLVWRRRAPMAVLLAILATSALYKLAVEGPGQPLPYTGLVSVYTIAVLAPPWQRIVTAGLLVVAVPASVWLNTQSARELTFSLFVFGAAYVFGRLTDARQRAQRVEAEQAATRERARIAREMHDILSHAVSLMVVQAEAGPVAVRAAPERAEAAFEAISETGREAMVQLRQMLGLLREGGETAAPREPQPDLADLPALLDRVRAGGLTVGYATEGGVRALPAATGASVYRIVQEALTNVVKHARARTVDVRLAHADGVLRVTVTDDGRGPQGGPGGHGLVGVRERAAAHGGTAETGAGPGGRGFEVRVLLPVREGEG, from the coding sequence ATGCGGGAGCTGCGCACCTGGGGGGCCGCCCATCCGTGGGCGGTGGACATCGGCCTCGCCCTCGTCGTGCAGGCGGCGATGACGATGCCGTTCGTGGTGCCGCGCGGGCCCGAGCTCGAACCGGCGACCTGGCCGGCGTACGGTCTGACGACGCTCACCGTGGTGCCGCTGGTGTGGCGGCGGCGCGCGCCGATGGCGGTGCTGCTCGCGATCCTGGCGACGAGCGCCCTGTACAAGCTGGCCGTCGAGGGGCCGGGGCAGCCGCTGCCGTACACGGGTCTGGTGAGCGTCTACACGATCGCGGTGCTCGCACCGCCGTGGCAGCGGATCGTGACGGCGGGGCTCCTGGTGGTCGCGGTGCCGGCCTCGGTGTGGCTCAACACCCAGTCGGCGCGCGAACTGACCTTCTCCCTCTTCGTGTTCGGCGCCGCCTATGTCTTCGGGCGGCTCACGGACGCCCGGCAGCGGGCCCAGCGGGTGGAGGCCGAGCAGGCGGCGACTCGCGAACGGGCCAGGATCGCCCGGGAGATGCACGACATCCTGTCGCACGCGGTGAGCCTGATGGTCGTGCAGGCGGAGGCGGGCCCGGTCGCGGTACGGGCGGCGCCCGAGCGTGCGGAGGCGGCGTTCGAGGCGATCTCGGAGACGGGCCGTGAGGCGATGGTCCAGCTGCGGCAGATGCTGGGGCTCCTTCGCGAGGGCGGTGAGACGGCGGCCCCGCGGGAGCCGCAGCCGGACCTCGCGGACCTCCCCGCACTCCTGGACCGGGTGCGGGCCGGCGGTCTGACCGTCGGGTACGCGACGGAGGGCGGGGTACGGGCGCTGCCCGCGGCGACCGGCGCGAGCGTCTACCGGATCGTGCAGGAGGCGCTGACGAACGTGGTGAAGCACGCGCGGGCCCGCACGGTCGACGTCCGGCTCGCCCACGCCGACGGCGTCCTGCGGGTCACGGTGACCGACGACGGACGCGGCCCGCAGGGCGGCCCGGGCGGGCACGGTCTGGTGGGCGTCCGGGAGCGGGCCGCCGCGCACGGCGGGACGGCGGAGACGGGCGCCGGCCCGGGCGGCCGGGGTTTCGAGGTGCGGGTCCTGCTGCCCGTACGGGAGGGAGAGGGATGA
- a CDS encoding response regulator has product MTIRVVVADDQELVRSGFAMILDAQPDIEVVAEAGDGTEAVEAVRRLAPDVALLDIRMPRTDGIEACRAISAESGCRTVMLTTFDTDAYVYEALHAGASGFLLKDVRRDDLVHAVRVVAAGDSLLAPSVARRLVEQYTAGGPRRTDPRLDVLTGRERETLLLLARGLSNAEIAAELVVSDHTVKTHVGNVLAKLGLRDRIQAVICAYETGLVAAGSPPPGGGAGPASSPAPGRN; this is encoded by the coding sequence ATGACGATCCGGGTGGTGGTCGCGGACGACCAGGAACTGGTCCGCAGCGGCTTCGCGATGATCCTGGACGCGCAGCCGGACATCGAGGTGGTGGCGGAGGCCGGGGACGGGACGGAGGCCGTCGAGGCGGTGCGCCGGCTCGCGCCGGACGTGGCACTCCTTGACATCCGGATGCCCCGGACGGACGGCATCGAGGCCTGCCGGGCGATCAGCGCGGAGTCCGGCTGCCGGACGGTGATGCTGACGACCTTCGACACCGACGCGTACGTGTACGAGGCGCTGCACGCGGGCGCGAGCGGCTTCCTCCTCAAGGACGTGCGGCGGGACGACCTGGTGCACGCGGTACGGGTGGTGGCGGCGGGCGACTCGCTGCTCGCGCCGTCCGTGGCGCGGCGGCTGGTGGAGCAGTACACGGCGGGCGGCCCGCGCAGGACCGACCCGCGCCTCGACGTCCTCACCGGCCGGGAGCGCGAGACGCTGCTGCTGCTCGCCCGGGGCCTGTCGAACGCGGAGATCGCGGCGGAGCTGGTGGTCAGCGACCACACGGTGAAGACGCACGTGGGGAACGTGCTGGCCAAGCTGGGGCTGCGGGACCGGATCCAGGCGGTGATCTGCGCGTACGAGACGGGCCTGGTCGCGGCGGGCTCTCCCCCGCCCGGGGGAGGCGCGGGGCCGGCTTCCTCCCCCGCGCCGGGGAGGAACTGA